The following are encoded in a window of Kogia breviceps isolate mKogBre1 chromosome 12, mKogBre1 haplotype 1, whole genome shotgun sequence genomic DNA:
- the APPL2 gene encoding DCC-interacting protein 13-beta isoform X1 produces the protein MPAVDKLLLEEALQDSPQTRSLLSVFEEDAGTLTDYTNQLLQAMQRVYGAQNEMCLATQQLSKQLLAYEKQNFALGKGDEEVISTLHYFSKVVDELNVLHTELAKQLADTMVLPIIQFREKDLTEVSTLKDLFGLASNEHDLSMAKYSRLPKKKENEKVKTEIVKEVAAARRKQHLSSLQYYCALNTLQYRKRVAMMEPMLGFAHGQINFFKKGAEMFSQSMDSFLSSVADMVQSIQVELEAEAEKMQASQQELLSLEEAVYTPDFNVAAPQINRNLIQKAGYLNLRNKTGLVTTTWERLYFFTQGGNLMCQPRGAVAGGLIQDLDNCSVMAVDCEDRRYCFQITTPNGKAGIILQAESRKENEEWICAINNISRQIYLTDNPEAVAIKLNQTALQAVTPITSFAKKQESPCPSQNMKSSEVENDKIVPKAAVIIPEAEQLIAPGTPIQFDIVLPATEFLDQNRGSRRINPFGETEDDTFPETEDSLLQQMFIVRFLGSMAVKTDNTTEVIYEAMRQVLAARAIHNIFRMTESHLMVTSQALRLIDPQTQVTRANFELTSVTQFAAHQENKRLVGFVVRMPESTGGESLSAYVFESNSEGEKICYAINLGKEITEVQKDPEALAQLMLSIPLTNDGKYVLLNDQPDDNDGSPSENRGAESEA, from the exons ACGAAATGTGCCTGGCTACTCAACAGCTTTCTAAGCAACTGCTGGCATATGAAAAACAG AATTTTGCTCTTGGCAAAGGCGATGAAGAAGTAATTTCTACACTCCACTATTTTTCCAAAGTTGTGGATGAG ctTAATGTTCTCCATACAGAGCTGGCTAAACAGTTGGCAGACACAATGGTTCTACCTATAATACAGTTTCGAGAAAAGGATCTTACAG AAGTAAGCACTTTAAAGGATCTTTTTGGACTCGCCAGCAATG AGCATGACCTCTCAATGGCAAAATATAGCAGGCTTCctaaaaaaaaggagaatgaaaag GTGAAGACTGAAATTGTAAAGGAGGTGGCAGCTGCCCGGCGGAAACAGCACCTTTCATCCCTTCAGTACTACTGTGCTCTCAACACCCTGCAGTACAGAAAGAGAGTGGCCATGATGGAGCCCATGCTAGGCTTTGCCCACGGACAG ATTAACTTTTTTAAGAAGGGAGCAGAGATGTTTTCCCAAAGTATGGACAGCTTCTTATCCTCCGTTGCAGACATGGTTCAAAG CATCCAGGTGGAACTGGAAGCGGAAGCGGAGAAGATGCAGGCATCCCAGCAAGAGTTACTTTCTCTTGAGGAAGCTGTTTACACTCCAGACTTCAATGTGGCTGCACCACAGATCAACAGGAACCTCATCCAGAAGGCTGGTTACCTTAATCTTAGAAA TAAAACAGGGCTGGTCACCACCACCTGGGAGAGACTTTACTTCTTCACCCAAGGCGGGAATCTCATGTGTCAGCCCAGGGGCGCCGTGGCCGGAGGCTTGATCCAGGACCTGGACAACTGCTCAGTGATGGCGGTGGACTGTGAAGACCGACGATACTGCTTCCAGATCACCACCCCCAATGGAAAAGC GGGAATAATCCTCCAGgcagaaagcagaaaggaaaatgaagag TGGATATGTGCAATAAACAACATCTCCAGACAGATCTACCTGACTGACAACCCAGAG GCAGTCGCCATCAAGTTGAATCAGACGGCTCTCCAAGCAGTGACTCCAATTACAAGTtttgcaaagaaacaagaaagccCTTGCCCCAG CCAGAACATGAAAAGTTCAGAGGTGGAAAATGACAAGATTGTTCCCAAAGCAGCAGTCATTATACCTGAAGCCGAACAACTAATTGCACCTGGAACACCTATTCAGTTCGACATTGTACTTCCTGCTACAGAATTCCTTGATCAGAACAGAGGGAGCAG GCGTATCAACCCTTTTGGTGAAACTGAGGATGACACATTTCCAGAAACAGAAG ATTCTCTTTTGCAACAGATGTTTATAGTTCGGTTTTTGGGATCAATGGCAGTTAAAACAGACAACACTACTGAAGTGATTTACGAAGCGATGAGACAAGTACTGGCTGCTCGGGCTATTCATAACATCTTCCGTATGACAGAATCCCACCTGATGGTCACCAGTCAAGCTCTGAG GTTGATAGATCCTCAGACTCAAGTGACAAGGGCCAAT TTTGAACTCACCAGCGTCACCCAGTTTGCtgctcatcaagaaaacaagagaCTGGTTGGCTTTGTGGTCCGCATGCCCGAATCCACAGGCGGAGAGTCCCTGAGCGCATATGTTTTTGAAAGCAACTCAGAAGGCGAAAAg ATATGTTATGCTATTAATTTGGGAAAAGAAATCACTGAGGTTCAGAAG GATCCAGAAGCACTGGCTCAATTAATGCTGTCCATACCACTAACCAATGATGGAAAATATGTACTGTTAAACGATCAACCAGATGACAATGATGGAAGTCCAAGTGAAAATAGAGGCGCAGAATCTGAAGCATAA
- the APPL2 gene encoding DCC-interacting protein 13-beta isoform X2, whose protein sequence is MPAVDKLLLEEALQDSPQTRSLLSVFEEDAGTLTDYTNQLLQAMQRVYGAQNEMCLATQQLSKQLLAYEKQNFALGKGDEEVISTLHYFSKVVDELNVLHTELAKQLADTMVLPIIQFREKDLTEVSTLKDLFGLASNEHDLSMAKYSRLPKKKENEKVKTEIVKEVAAARRKQHLSSLQYYCALNTLQYRKRVAMMEPMLGFAHGQINFFKKGAEMFSQSMDSFLSSVADMVQSIQVELEAEAEKMQASQQELLSLEEAVYTPDFNVAAPQINRNLIQKAGYLNLRNKTGLVTTTWERLYFFTQGGNLMCQPRGAVAGGLIQDLDNCSVMAVDCEDRRYCFQITTPNGKAGIILQAESRKENEEWICAINNISRQIYLTDNPEAVAIKLNQTALQAVTPITSFAKKQESPCPSQNMKSSEVENDKIVPKAAVIIPEAEQLIAPGTPIQFDIVLPATEFLDQNRGSRRINPFGETEDDTFPETEDSLLQQMFIVRFLGSMAVKTDNTTEVIYEAMRQVLAARAIHNIFRMTESHLMVTSQALRLIDPQTQVTRANFELTSVTQFAAHQENKRLVGFVVRMPESTGGESLSAYVFESNSEGEKICYAINLGKEITEVQKAHHLVSEC, encoded by the exons ACGAAATGTGCCTGGCTACTCAACAGCTTTCTAAGCAACTGCTGGCATATGAAAAACAG AATTTTGCTCTTGGCAAAGGCGATGAAGAAGTAATTTCTACACTCCACTATTTTTCCAAAGTTGTGGATGAG ctTAATGTTCTCCATACAGAGCTGGCTAAACAGTTGGCAGACACAATGGTTCTACCTATAATACAGTTTCGAGAAAAGGATCTTACAG AAGTAAGCACTTTAAAGGATCTTTTTGGACTCGCCAGCAATG AGCATGACCTCTCAATGGCAAAATATAGCAGGCTTCctaaaaaaaaggagaatgaaaag GTGAAGACTGAAATTGTAAAGGAGGTGGCAGCTGCCCGGCGGAAACAGCACCTTTCATCCCTTCAGTACTACTGTGCTCTCAACACCCTGCAGTACAGAAAGAGAGTGGCCATGATGGAGCCCATGCTAGGCTTTGCCCACGGACAG ATTAACTTTTTTAAGAAGGGAGCAGAGATGTTTTCCCAAAGTATGGACAGCTTCTTATCCTCCGTTGCAGACATGGTTCAAAG CATCCAGGTGGAACTGGAAGCGGAAGCGGAGAAGATGCAGGCATCCCAGCAAGAGTTACTTTCTCTTGAGGAAGCTGTTTACACTCCAGACTTCAATGTGGCTGCACCACAGATCAACAGGAACCTCATCCAGAAGGCTGGTTACCTTAATCTTAGAAA TAAAACAGGGCTGGTCACCACCACCTGGGAGAGACTTTACTTCTTCACCCAAGGCGGGAATCTCATGTGTCAGCCCAGGGGCGCCGTGGCCGGAGGCTTGATCCAGGACCTGGACAACTGCTCAGTGATGGCGGTGGACTGTGAAGACCGACGATACTGCTTCCAGATCACCACCCCCAATGGAAAAGC GGGAATAATCCTCCAGgcagaaagcagaaaggaaaatgaagag TGGATATGTGCAATAAACAACATCTCCAGACAGATCTACCTGACTGACAACCCAGAG GCAGTCGCCATCAAGTTGAATCAGACGGCTCTCCAAGCAGTGACTCCAATTACAAGTtttgcaaagaaacaagaaagccCTTGCCCCAG CCAGAACATGAAAAGTTCAGAGGTGGAAAATGACAAGATTGTTCCCAAAGCAGCAGTCATTATACCTGAAGCCGAACAACTAATTGCACCTGGAACACCTATTCAGTTCGACATTGTACTTCCTGCTACAGAATTCCTTGATCAGAACAGAGGGAGCAG GCGTATCAACCCTTTTGGTGAAACTGAGGATGACACATTTCCAGAAACAGAAG ATTCTCTTTTGCAACAGATGTTTATAGTTCGGTTTTTGGGATCAATGGCAGTTAAAACAGACAACACTACTGAAGTGATTTACGAAGCGATGAGACAAGTACTGGCTGCTCGGGCTATTCATAACATCTTCCGTATGACAGAATCCCACCTGATGGTCACCAGTCAAGCTCTGAG GTTGATAGATCCTCAGACTCAAGTGACAAGGGCCAAT TTTGAACTCACCAGCGTCACCCAGTTTGCtgctcatcaagaaaacaagagaCTGGTTGGCTTTGTGGTCCGCATGCCCGAATCCACAGGCGGAGAGTCCCTGAGCGCATATGTTTTTGAAAGCAACTCAGAAGGCGAAAAg ATATGTTATGCTATTAATTTGGGAAAAGAAATCACTGAGGTTCAGAAG GCACACCACTTGGTTTCAGAATGCTGA
- the APPL2 gene encoding DCC-interacting protein 13-beta isoform X3, producing MCLATQQLSKQLLAYEKQNFALGKGDEEVISTLHYFSKVVDELNVLHTELAKQLADTMVLPIIQFREKDLTEVSTLKDLFGLASNEHDLSMAKYSRLPKKKENEKVKTEIVKEVAAARRKQHLSSLQYYCALNTLQYRKRVAMMEPMLGFAHGQINFFKKGAEMFSQSMDSFLSSVADMVQSIQVELEAEAEKMQASQQELLSLEEAVYTPDFNVAAPQINRNLIQKAGYLNLRNKTGLVTTTWERLYFFTQGGNLMCQPRGAVAGGLIQDLDNCSVMAVDCEDRRYCFQITTPNGKAGIILQAESRKENEEWICAINNISRQIYLTDNPEAVAIKLNQTALQAVTPITSFAKKQESPCPSQNMKSSEVENDKIVPKAAVIIPEAEQLIAPGTPIQFDIVLPATEFLDQNRGSRRINPFGETEDDTFPETEDSLLQQMFIVRFLGSMAVKTDNTTEVIYEAMRQVLAARAIHNIFRMTESHLMVTSQALRLIDPQTQVTRANFELTSVTQFAAHQENKRLVGFVVRMPESTGGESLSAYVFESNSEGEKICYAINLGKEITEVQKDPEALAQLMLSIPLTNDGKYVLLNDQPDDNDGSPSENRGAESEA from the exons ATGTGCCTGGCTACTCAACAGCTTTCTAAGCAACTGCTGGCATATGAAAAACAG AATTTTGCTCTTGGCAAAGGCGATGAAGAAGTAATTTCTACACTCCACTATTTTTCCAAAGTTGTGGATGAG ctTAATGTTCTCCATACAGAGCTGGCTAAACAGTTGGCAGACACAATGGTTCTACCTATAATACAGTTTCGAGAAAAGGATCTTACAG AAGTAAGCACTTTAAAGGATCTTTTTGGACTCGCCAGCAATG AGCATGACCTCTCAATGGCAAAATATAGCAGGCTTCctaaaaaaaaggagaatgaaaag GTGAAGACTGAAATTGTAAAGGAGGTGGCAGCTGCCCGGCGGAAACAGCACCTTTCATCCCTTCAGTACTACTGTGCTCTCAACACCCTGCAGTACAGAAAGAGAGTGGCCATGATGGAGCCCATGCTAGGCTTTGCCCACGGACAG ATTAACTTTTTTAAGAAGGGAGCAGAGATGTTTTCCCAAAGTATGGACAGCTTCTTATCCTCCGTTGCAGACATGGTTCAAAG CATCCAGGTGGAACTGGAAGCGGAAGCGGAGAAGATGCAGGCATCCCAGCAAGAGTTACTTTCTCTTGAGGAAGCTGTTTACACTCCAGACTTCAATGTGGCTGCACCACAGATCAACAGGAACCTCATCCAGAAGGCTGGTTACCTTAATCTTAGAAA TAAAACAGGGCTGGTCACCACCACCTGGGAGAGACTTTACTTCTTCACCCAAGGCGGGAATCTCATGTGTCAGCCCAGGGGCGCCGTGGCCGGAGGCTTGATCCAGGACCTGGACAACTGCTCAGTGATGGCGGTGGACTGTGAAGACCGACGATACTGCTTCCAGATCACCACCCCCAATGGAAAAGC GGGAATAATCCTCCAGgcagaaagcagaaaggaaaatgaagag TGGATATGTGCAATAAACAACATCTCCAGACAGATCTACCTGACTGACAACCCAGAG GCAGTCGCCATCAAGTTGAATCAGACGGCTCTCCAAGCAGTGACTCCAATTACAAGTtttgcaaagaaacaagaaagccCTTGCCCCAG CCAGAACATGAAAAGTTCAGAGGTGGAAAATGACAAGATTGTTCCCAAAGCAGCAGTCATTATACCTGAAGCCGAACAACTAATTGCACCTGGAACACCTATTCAGTTCGACATTGTACTTCCTGCTACAGAATTCCTTGATCAGAACAGAGGGAGCAG GCGTATCAACCCTTTTGGTGAAACTGAGGATGACACATTTCCAGAAACAGAAG ATTCTCTTTTGCAACAGATGTTTATAGTTCGGTTTTTGGGATCAATGGCAGTTAAAACAGACAACACTACTGAAGTGATTTACGAAGCGATGAGACAAGTACTGGCTGCTCGGGCTATTCATAACATCTTCCGTATGACAGAATCCCACCTGATGGTCACCAGTCAAGCTCTGAG GTTGATAGATCCTCAGACTCAAGTGACAAGGGCCAAT TTTGAACTCACCAGCGTCACCCAGTTTGCtgctcatcaagaaaacaagagaCTGGTTGGCTTTGTGGTCCGCATGCCCGAATCCACAGGCGGAGAGTCCCTGAGCGCATATGTTTTTGAAAGCAACTCAGAAGGCGAAAAg ATATGTTATGCTATTAATTTGGGAAAAGAAATCACTGAGGTTCAGAAG GATCCAGAAGCACTGGCTCAATTAATGCTGTCCATACCACTAACCAATGATGGAAAATATGTACTGTTAAACGATCAACCAGATGACAATGATGGAAGTCCAAGTGAAAATAGAGGCGCAGAATCTGAAGCATAA